A window from Dama dama isolate Ldn47 chromosome 11, ASM3311817v1, whole genome shotgun sequence encodes these proteins:
- the ZNF512 gene encoding zinc finger protein 512 isoform X3: protein MSSRLDAVPATPGPTPFKQQRSTRIVGAKNSRTQCSIKDNSFQYTIPHDDSLSGSSSASSCEPVSDFPASFRKSTYWMKMRRIKSAAASHVEGSGGVSTKGKRKPRQEEDEDYREFPQKKHKLYGRKQRPKAQPNPKAQTRRIRKEPPAYAAGSLEEQWYLEIVDKGSVSCPTCQAVGRKTIEGLKKHMENCKQEMFTCHHCGKQLRSLAGMKYHVMANHNSLPILKAGDEIDEPSERERLRTVLKRLGKLRCMRESCSSSFTSIMGYLYHVRKCGKGAAELEKMTLKCHHCGKPYRSKAGLAYHLRSEHGPISFFPESGQPECLKDMSLESKSGGRVQRRSAKIAVYHLQELASAELAKEWPKRKVLQDLVPDDRKLKYTRPGLPTFSQEVLHKWKSDIKKYHRIQCPNQGTFVAGKYKCLLCQKEFVSESGVKYHINSVHAEDWFVVNPTTTKSFEKLMKIKQRQQEEEKRRQQHRSRRSLRRRQQPGIELPETEPSLRVGKDQRRNHEELLVATSRKEPEQEPVSSQFQKVKSPKTNHKRGKK from the exons ATGTCTTCCAGACTCGATGCAGTGCCCGCT ACCCCGGGACCCACACCCTTTAAGCAGCAGAGGAGCACGAGGATCGTGGGAGCTAAGAA TAGCAGGACCCAGTGCTCCATAAAGGATAATAGTTTCCAGTACACTATCCCTCACGATGACTCCTTAAGCGGCTCATCATCTGCTTCTTCATGTGAACCAGTGAGTGATTTTCCAGCATCTTTCCGAAAATCTACCTACTGGATGAAAATGAGAAGGATCAAGTCAGCTGCTGCTTCCCATGTAGAAG GGTCAGGTGGAGTATcaaccaaaggaaaaaggaaaccgAGGCAGGAAGAAGATGAAGACTATCGAGAATTTCCTCAGAAGAAGCATAAGCTTTATG GGAGGAAGCAGCGGCCCAAAGCTCAGCCTAATCCCAAAGCCCAGACTCGCCGTATTCGGAAGGAACCACCAGCTTATGCAGCAG GCAGTTTAGAGGAGCAGTGGTACTTAGAAATTGTGGATAAAGGCAGTGTCTCCTGTCCTACCTGCCAGGCAGTGGGGAGAAAGACCATAGAGGGCTTAAAGAAACACATGGAAAACTGCAAACAG GAAATGTTTACTTGTCATCATTGTGGGAAACAGCTTCGTTCATTAGCAGGGATGAAgtatcacgtcatggcaaatcaTAATAGCTTG CCCATTTTAAAGGCTGGAGATGAAATAGATGAACCAAGTGAGAGGGAACGTCTCCGAACAGTTCTGAAGAGACTGGGAAAGCTGAGATGCATGCGTGAG AGTTGCTCTAGTAGCTTCACCAGCATCATGGGATATCTGTACCATGTGAGAAAATGTGGCAAAGGGGCTGCTGAGCTGGAGAAGATGACCCTGAAATGTCACCACTGTGGAAAGCCGTATAGATCGAAGGCTGGACTTGCATATCACCTGAGGTCAGAGCATGGTCCT ATATCCTTCTTTCCAGAGTCAGGACAGCCAGAGTGCTTGAAGGACATGAGCTTGGAGTCGAAGAGTGGAGGCCGAGTTCAAAGACGTTCTGCCAAGATAGCTGTGTACCACCTGCAGGAACTGGCCTCTGCTGAACTGGCCAAGGAATGGCCTAAGAGAAAGGTGCTTCAGGATCTGGTACCTGATGATCGGAAG TTAAAATATACTCGTCCTGGGCTCCCGACCTTCAGCCAAGAAGTACTACACAAATGGAAGTCAGATATCAAGAAGTATCATCGCATCCAGTGTCCTAACCAG gGAACGTTTGTGGCTGGAAAATACAAGTGTCTTCTCTGTCAGAAAGAATTTGTGTCAGAGAGTGGTGTCAAGTATCACATCAACTCTGTCCACGCTGAG GACTGGTTTGTTGTCAATCCGACAACAACCAAAAGCTTTGAGAAGCTGATGAAGATAAAACAGCGACAGCAAGAAGAAGAGAAGCGGAGGCAGCAGCATAGGAGCCGACGGTCTCTAAGGCGGCGGCAGCAGCCTGGCATTGAGCTTCCTGAGACAGAGCCAAGTCTTAGAGTAGGGAAGGATCAGAGGAGGAATCATGAGGAACTGCTAGTGGCGACATCCCGTAAAGAACCAGAGCAGGAGCCAGTGTCATCACAGTTTCAGAAAGTCAAGTCCCCAAAGACAAATCATAAACGAGGAAAGAAATAG
- the ZNF512 gene encoding zinc finger protein 512 isoform X1, with translation MSSRLDAVPATPGPTPFKQQRSTRIVGAKNSRTQCSIKDNSFQYTIPHDDSLSGSSSASSCEPVSDFPASFRKSTYWMKMRRIKSAAASHVEGSGGVSTKGKRKPRQEEDEDYREFPQKKHKLYGRKQRPKAQPNPKAQTRRIRKEPPAYAAGSLEEQWYLEIVDKGSVSCPTCQAVGRKTIEGLKKHMENCKQEMFTCHHCGKQLRSLAGMKYHVMANHNSLPILKAGDEIDEPSERERLRTVLKRLGKLRCMRESCSSSFTSIMGYLYHVRKCGKGAAELEKMTLKCHHCGKPYRSKAGLAYHLRSEHGPISFFPESGQPECLKDMSLESKSGGRVQRRSAKIAVYHLQELASAELAKEWPKRKVLQDLVPDDRKLKYTRPGLPTFSQEVLHKWKSDIKKYHRIQCPNQGCEAVYSSVSGLKAHLGSCTLGTFVAGKYKCLLCQKEFVSESGVKYHINSVHAEDWFVVNPTTTKSFEKLMKIKQRQQEEEKRRQQHRSRRSLRRRQQPGIELPETEPSLRVGKDQRRNHEELLVATSRKEPEQEPVSSQFQKVKSPKTNHKRGKK, from the exons ATGTCTTCCAGACTCGATGCAGTGCCCGCT ACCCCGGGACCCACACCCTTTAAGCAGCAGAGGAGCACGAGGATCGTGGGAGCTAAGAA TAGCAGGACCCAGTGCTCCATAAAGGATAATAGTTTCCAGTACACTATCCCTCACGATGACTCCTTAAGCGGCTCATCATCTGCTTCTTCATGTGAACCAGTGAGTGATTTTCCAGCATCTTTCCGAAAATCTACCTACTGGATGAAAATGAGAAGGATCAAGTCAGCTGCTGCTTCCCATGTAGAAG GGTCAGGTGGAGTATcaaccaaaggaaaaaggaaaccgAGGCAGGAAGAAGATGAAGACTATCGAGAATTTCCTCAGAAGAAGCATAAGCTTTATG GGAGGAAGCAGCGGCCCAAAGCTCAGCCTAATCCCAAAGCCCAGACTCGCCGTATTCGGAAGGAACCACCAGCTTATGCAGCAG GCAGTTTAGAGGAGCAGTGGTACTTAGAAATTGTGGATAAAGGCAGTGTCTCCTGTCCTACCTGCCAGGCAGTGGGGAGAAAGACCATAGAGGGCTTAAAGAAACACATGGAAAACTGCAAACAG GAAATGTTTACTTGTCATCATTGTGGGAAACAGCTTCGTTCATTAGCAGGGATGAAgtatcacgtcatggcaaatcaTAATAGCTTG CCCATTTTAAAGGCTGGAGATGAAATAGATGAACCAAGTGAGAGGGAACGTCTCCGAACAGTTCTGAAGAGACTGGGAAAGCTGAGATGCATGCGTGAG AGTTGCTCTAGTAGCTTCACCAGCATCATGGGATATCTGTACCATGTGAGAAAATGTGGCAAAGGGGCTGCTGAGCTGGAGAAGATGACCCTGAAATGTCACCACTGTGGAAAGCCGTATAGATCGAAGGCTGGACTTGCATATCACCTGAGGTCAGAGCATGGTCCT ATATCCTTCTTTCCAGAGTCAGGACAGCCAGAGTGCTTGAAGGACATGAGCTTGGAGTCGAAGAGTGGAGGCCGAGTTCAAAGACGTTCTGCCAAGATAGCTGTGTACCACCTGCAGGAACTGGCCTCTGCTGAACTGGCCAAGGAATGGCCTAAGAGAAAGGTGCTTCAGGATCTGGTACCTGATGATCGGAAG TTAAAATATACTCGTCCTGGGCTCCCGACCTTCAGCCAAGAAGTACTACACAAATGGAAGTCAGATATCAAGAAGTATCATCGCATCCAGTGTCCTAACCAG GGTTGTGAGGCTGTCTACAGTAGTGTATCTGGTCTTAAAGCTCACCTGGGCTCTTGTACATTG gGAACGTTTGTGGCTGGAAAATACAAGTGTCTTCTCTGTCAGAAAGAATTTGTGTCAGAGAGTGGTGTCAAGTATCACATCAACTCTGTCCACGCTGAG GACTGGTTTGTTGTCAATCCGACAACAACCAAAAGCTTTGAGAAGCTGATGAAGATAAAACAGCGACAGCAAGAAGAAGAGAAGCGGAGGCAGCAGCATAGGAGCCGACGGTCTCTAAGGCGGCGGCAGCAGCCTGGCATTGAGCTTCCTGAGACAGAGCCAAGTCTTAGAGTAGGGAAGGATCAGAGGAGGAATCATGAGGAACTGCTAGTGGCGACATCCCGTAAAGAACCAGAGCAGGAGCCAGTGTCATCACAGTTTCAGAAAGTCAAGTCCCCAAAGACAAATCATAAACGAGGAAAGAAATAG
- the ZNF512 gene encoding zinc finger protein 512 isoform X2 codes for MSSRLDAVPATPGPTPFKQQRSTRIVGAKNRTQCSIKDNSFQYTIPHDDSLSGSSSASSCEPVSDFPASFRKSTYWMKMRRIKSAAASHVEGSGGVSTKGKRKPRQEEDEDYREFPQKKHKLYGRKQRPKAQPNPKAQTRRIRKEPPAYAAGSLEEQWYLEIVDKGSVSCPTCQAVGRKTIEGLKKHMENCKQEMFTCHHCGKQLRSLAGMKYHVMANHNSLPILKAGDEIDEPSERERLRTVLKRLGKLRCMRESCSSSFTSIMGYLYHVRKCGKGAAELEKMTLKCHHCGKPYRSKAGLAYHLRSEHGPISFFPESGQPECLKDMSLESKSGGRVQRRSAKIAVYHLQELASAELAKEWPKRKVLQDLVPDDRKLKYTRPGLPTFSQEVLHKWKSDIKKYHRIQCPNQGCEAVYSSVSGLKAHLGSCTLGTFVAGKYKCLLCQKEFVSESGVKYHINSVHAEDWFVVNPTTTKSFEKLMKIKQRQQEEEKRRQQHRSRRSLRRRQQPGIELPETEPSLRVGKDQRRNHEELLVATSRKEPEQEPVSSQFQKVKSPKTNHKRGKK; via the exons ATGTCTTCCAGACTCGATGCAGTGCCCGCT ACCCCGGGACCCACACCCTTTAAGCAGCAGAGGAGCACGAGGATCGTGGGAGCTAAGAA CAGGACCCAGTGCTCCATAAAGGATAATAGTTTCCAGTACACTATCCCTCACGATGACTCCTTAAGCGGCTCATCATCTGCTTCTTCATGTGAACCAGTGAGTGATTTTCCAGCATCTTTCCGAAAATCTACCTACTGGATGAAAATGAGAAGGATCAAGTCAGCTGCTGCTTCCCATGTAGAAG GGTCAGGTGGAGTATcaaccaaaggaaaaaggaaaccgAGGCAGGAAGAAGATGAAGACTATCGAGAATTTCCTCAGAAGAAGCATAAGCTTTATG GGAGGAAGCAGCGGCCCAAAGCTCAGCCTAATCCCAAAGCCCAGACTCGCCGTATTCGGAAGGAACCACCAGCTTATGCAGCAG GCAGTTTAGAGGAGCAGTGGTACTTAGAAATTGTGGATAAAGGCAGTGTCTCCTGTCCTACCTGCCAGGCAGTGGGGAGAAAGACCATAGAGGGCTTAAAGAAACACATGGAAAACTGCAAACAG GAAATGTTTACTTGTCATCATTGTGGGAAACAGCTTCGTTCATTAGCAGGGATGAAgtatcacgtcatggcaaatcaTAATAGCTTG CCCATTTTAAAGGCTGGAGATGAAATAGATGAACCAAGTGAGAGGGAACGTCTCCGAACAGTTCTGAAGAGACTGGGAAAGCTGAGATGCATGCGTGAG AGTTGCTCTAGTAGCTTCACCAGCATCATGGGATATCTGTACCATGTGAGAAAATGTGGCAAAGGGGCTGCTGAGCTGGAGAAGATGACCCTGAAATGTCACCACTGTGGAAAGCCGTATAGATCGAAGGCTGGACTTGCATATCACCTGAGGTCAGAGCATGGTCCT ATATCCTTCTTTCCAGAGTCAGGACAGCCAGAGTGCTTGAAGGACATGAGCTTGGAGTCGAAGAGTGGAGGCCGAGTTCAAAGACGTTCTGCCAAGATAGCTGTGTACCACCTGCAGGAACTGGCCTCTGCTGAACTGGCCAAGGAATGGCCTAAGAGAAAGGTGCTTCAGGATCTGGTACCTGATGATCGGAAG TTAAAATATACTCGTCCTGGGCTCCCGACCTTCAGCCAAGAAGTACTACACAAATGGAAGTCAGATATCAAGAAGTATCATCGCATCCAGTGTCCTAACCAG GGTTGTGAGGCTGTCTACAGTAGTGTATCTGGTCTTAAAGCTCACCTGGGCTCTTGTACATTG gGAACGTTTGTGGCTGGAAAATACAAGTGTCTTCTCTGTCAGAAAGAATTTGTGTCAGAGAGTGGTGTCAAGTATCACATCAACTCTGTCCACGCTGAG GACTGGTTTGTTGTCAATCCGACAACAACCAAAAGCTTTGAGAAGCTGATGAAGATAAAACAGCGACAGCAAGAAGAAGAGAAGCGGAGGCAGCAGCATAGGAGCCGACGGTCTCTAAGGCGGCGGCAGCAGCCTGGCATTGAGCTTCCTGAGACAGAGCCAAGTCTTAGAGTAGGGAAGGATCAGAGGAGGAATCATGAGGAACTGCTAGTGGCGACATCCCGTAAAGAACCAGAGCAGGAGCCAGTGTCATCACAGTTTCAGAAAGTCAAGTCCCCAAAGACAAATCATAAACGAGGAAAGAAATAG
- the ZNF512 gene encoding zinc finger protein 512 isoform X4: MQCPLSRTQCSIKDNSFQYTIPHDDSLSGSSSASSCEPVSDFPASFRKSTYWMKMRRIKSAAASHVEGSGGVSTKGKRKPRQEEDEDYREFPQKKHKLYGRKQRPKAQPNPKAQTRRIRKEPPAYAAGSLEEQWYLEIVDKGSVSCPTCQAVGRKTIEGLKKHMENCKQEMFTCHHCGKQLRSLAGMKYHVMANHNSLPILKAGDEIDEPSERERLRTVLKRLGKLRCMRESCSSSFTSIMGYLYHVRKCGKGAAELEKMTLKCHHCGKPYRSKAGLAYHLRSEHGPISFFPESGQPECLKDMSLESKSGGRVQRRSAKIAVYHLQELASAELAKEWPKRKVLQDLVPDDRKLKYTRPGLPTFSQEVLHKWKSDIKKYHRIQCPNQGCEAVYSSVSGLKAHLGSCTLGTFVAGKYKCLLCQKEFVSESGVKYHINSVHAEDWFVVNPTTTKSFEKLMKIKQRQQEEEKRRQQHRSRRSLRRRQQPGIELPETEPSLRVGKDQRRNHEELLVATSRKEPEQEPVSSQFQKVKSPKTNHKRGKK, translated from the exons ATGCAGTGCCCGCT TAGCAGGACCCAGTGCTCCATAAAGGATAATAGTTTCCAGTACACTATCCCTCACGATGACTCCTTAAGCGGCTCATCATCTGCTTCTTCATGTGAACCAGTGAGTGATTTTCCAGCATCTTTCCGAAAATCTACCTACTGGATGAAAATGAGAAGGATCAAGTCAGCTGCTGCTTCCCATGTAGAAG GGTCAGGTGGAGTATcaaccaaaggaaaaaggaaaccgAGGCAGGAAGAAGATGAAGACTATCGAGAATTTCCTCAGAAGAAGCATAAGCTTTATG GGAGGAAGCAGCGGCCCAAAGCTCAGCCTAATCCCAAAGCCCAGACTCGCCGTATTCGGAAGGAACCACCAGCTTATGCAGCAG GCAGTTTAGAGGAGCAGTGGTACTTAGAAATTGTGGATAAAGGCAGTGTCTCCTGTCCTACCTGCCAGGCAGTGGGGAGAAAGACCATAGAGGGCTTAAAGAAACACATGGAAAACTGCAAACAG GAAATGTTTACTTGTCATCATTGTGGGAAACAGCTTCGTTCATTAGCAGGGATGAAgtatcacgtcatggcaaatcaTAATAGCTTG CCCATTTTAAAGGCTGGAGATGAAATAGATGAACCAAGTGAGAGGGAACGTCTCCGAACAGTTCTGAAGAGACTGGGAAAGCTGAGATGCATGCGTGAG AGTTGCTCTAGTAGCTTCACCAGCATCATGGGATATCTGTACCATGTGAGAAAATGTGGCAAAGGGGCTGCTGAGCTGGAGAAGATGACCCTGAAATGTCACCACTGTGGAAAGCCGTATAGATCGAAGGCTGGACTTGCATATCACCTGAGGTCAGAGCATGGTCCT ATATCCTTCTTTCCAGAGTCAGGACAGCCAGAGTGCTTGAAGGACATGAGCTTGGAGTCGAAGAGTGGAGGCCGAGTTCAAAGACGTTCTGCCAAGATAGCTGTGTACCACCTGCAGGAACTGGCCTCTGCTGAACTGGCCAAGGAATGGCCTAAGAGAAAGGTGCTTCAGGATCTGGTACCTGATGATCGGAAG TTAAAATATACTCGTCCTGGGCTCCCGACCTTCAGCCAAGAAGTACTACACAAATGGAAGTCAGATATCAAGAAGTATCATCGCATCCAGTGTCCTAACCAG GGTTGTGAGGCTGTCTACAGTAGTGTATCTGGTCTTAAAGCTCACCTGGGCTCTTGTACATTG gGAACGTTTGTGGCTGGAAAATACAAGTGTCTTCTCTGTCAGAAAGAATTTGTGTCAGAGAGTGGTGTCAAGTATCACATCAACTCTGTCCACGCTGAG GACTGGTTTGTTGTCAATCCGACAACAACCAAAAGCTTTGAGAAGCTGATGAAGATAAAACAGCGACAGCAAGAAGAAGAGAAGCGGAGGCAGCAGCATAGGAGCCGACGGTCTCTAAGGCGGCGGCAGCAGCCTGGCATTGAGCTTCCTGAGACAGAGCCAAGTCTTAGAGTAGGGAAGGATCAGAGGAGGAATCATGAGGAACTGCTAGTGGCGACATCCCGTAAAGAACCAGAGCAGGAGCCAGTGTCATCACAGTTTCAGAAAGTCAAGTCCCCAAAGACAAATCATAAACGAGGAAAGAAATAG
- the CCDC121 gene encoding coiled-coil domain-containing protein 121 isoform X1, with translation MRLEPNKTKSNPAQPASKGRAKGRDVHLFLSVVIRMGAQLGTPSGKWRHWEDGWKRPTKELLTVVGQGLGRSKLWIPGGQDDQGPQGPPGTPGTPGTPGTTRDSRATLVKKVRFPVSPRGAGNRASGEPAVRAVPSAEDVRRLRTARQGTLTGCETQRCLATPRSAEPSSEKLGITPVMTRYFRVLPAPKSSSRSLVVSRKGQNRDIGEKQSADEFVKLAEDSSNSLQPDVNFIHTFLKPEKLTKVEKRFKGRAVMEMMKLDKEIKETQIRLEPLVVETRQLLEEKDHIQKENQFFQEYLTKQTEESRQRTEKLWNYYLQQSVKIEQRKRELTSKYANKNSALKRELLEKENTLSNLNKQLEAMRDISVIKEKQDREIEKLQQEIKKTHVETAAKKQAMLVQFFQDKALLEAQLSELEARESGKKLTKELKSKNQALEKAAKQHVSEFHSNINRQHQQLQKELPELVQKCHQLEDTHSQLKRKQQLLQQEHWYVECLRRGRQQLQERRNRCPNGQGSPKTTRNPAVGTKSKVHPK, from the exons ATGAGACTAGAACCCAACAAAACCAAATCGAATCCAGCCCAACCGGCCAGTAAGGGCAGGGCCAAGGGGCGAGACGTGCACCTTTTTCTGTCCGTTGTGATCCGGATGGGGGCCCAACTAGGGACCCCGTCAGGGAAGTGGAGGCACTGGGAGGACGGCTGGAAAAGGCCAACCAAAGAGCTGCTCACGGTCGTCGGGCAGGGCCTGGGAAGGTCAAAGCTCTGGATCCCGGGCGGGCAGGACGATCAGGGACCCCAGGGTCCACCAGGGACCCCGGGGACCCCAGGAACCCCAGGGACGACCAGGGATTCCCGCGCTACGTTAGTGAAGAAAGTGCGTTTTCCTGTCAGCCCCCGGGGAGCGGGGAACCGAGCCTCTGGAGAACCGGCCGTCAGAGCTGTTCCGTCAGCCGAGGATGTTAGGCGGCTTAGGACTGCACGACAGGGAACCCTGACGGGATGCGAGACCCAGCGTTGCTTGGCCACGCCGAGATCCGCAGAGCCTAGTTCAGAGAAACTGGGGATAACCCCCGTAATGACACGCTATTTTCGAGTGTTGCCAGCCCCCAAAAGTAGCTCTCGCTCCCTGGTTGTCTCCCGAAAGGGACAGAACCGTGACATCGGGGAAAAACAGTCGGCTGACGAGTTTGTCAA GTTGGCTGAGGACTCCAGTAATTCCCTTCAACCAGATGTTAATTTCATACATACTTTTCTCAAGccagagaaactaacaaaggtcGAGAAAAGGTTTAAGGGAAGAGCAGTAATGGAAATGATGAAGCTGGACAAGGAAATCAAAGAAACTCAAATTCGGCTAGAACCCTTAGTGGTGGAAACCCGGCAGCTACTGGAGGAAAAAGATCACATACAGAAGGAAAACCAGTTCTTTCAGGAATACCTGACCAAGCAAACGGAGGAGTCTAGACAGAGAACCGAGAAGCTGTGGAACTACTATCTACAACAAAGTGTGAAGATTGAACAAAGAAAACGAGAATTAACCTCCAAATATGCGAACAAAAATTCAGCACTTAAAAGAgagctcttggagaaggaaaacacCCTATCCAATTTGAATAAGCAGTTGGAGGCAATGAGGGACATTTCAGTGATAAAGGAAAAACAGGACAGAGAAATTGAGAAACTTCAGCAGGAGATAAAGAAGACCCACGTTGAGACAGCTGCAAAGAAACAGGCGATGCTCGTCCAGTTCTTCCAGGACAAAGCATTACTGGAGGCACAGCTGAGTGAGCTAGAGGCAAGGGAGTCAGGAAAGAAGTTAACAAAGGAGCTGAAAAGCAAGAACCAGGCCTTGGAGAAGGCAGCAAAGCAGCACGTTTCCGAGTTCCACAGTAACATCAACAGACAGCACCAACAGTTACAGAAGGAACTGCCGGAGTTAGTTCAGAAATGCCATCAGTTGGAGGATACTCACAGCCAATTAAAAAGGAAGCAGCAGCTGCTGCAACAGGAGCACTGGTACGTGGAGTGCTTAAGGCGAGGGAGGCAACAGCTGCAAGAAAGGCGTAATCGGTGCCCAAATGGACAGGGTTCTCCGAAGACCACAAGGAACCCTGCCGTAGGCACCAAATCAAAGGTGCATCCAAAGTAA
- the CCDC121 gene encoding coiled-coil domain-containing protein 121 isoform X2: MLLARETPATFRILNETRTQQNQIESSPTGQLAEDSSNSLQPDVNFIHTFLKPEKLTKVEKRFKGRAVMEMMKLDKEIKETQIRLEPLVVETRQLLEEKDHIQKENQFFQEYLTKQTEESRQRTEKLWNYYLQQSVKIEQRKRELTSKYANKNSALKRELLEKENTLSNLNKQLEAMRDISVIKEKQDREIEKLQQEIKKTHVETAAKKQAMLVQFFQDKALLEAQLSELEARESGKKLTKELKSKNQALEKAAKQHVSEFHSNINRQHQQLQKELPELVQKCHQLEDTHSQLKRKQQLLQQEHWYVECLRRGRQQLQERRNRCPNGQGSPKTTRNPAVGTKSKVHPK; this comes from the exons ATGCTACTTGCCAGAGAGACACCCGCGACTTTCCGGATTCTGAATGAGACTAGAACCCAACAAAACCAAATCGAATCCAGCCCAACCGGCCA GTTGGCTGAGGACTCCAGTAATTCCCTTCAACCAGATGTTAATTTCATACATACTTTTCTCAAGccagagaaactaacaaaggtcGAGAAAAGGTTTAAGGGAAGAGCAGTAATGGAAATGATGAAGCTGGACAAGGAAATCAAAGAAACTCAAATTCGGCTAGAACCCTTAGTGGTGGAAACCCGGCAGCTACTGGAGGAAAAAGATCACATACAGAAGGAAAACCAGTTCTTTCAGGAATACCTGACCAAGCAAACGGAGGAGTCTAGACAGAGAACCGAGAAGCTGTGGAACTACTATCTACAACAAAGTGTGAAGATTGAACAAAGAAAACGAGAATTAACCTCCAAATATGCGAACAAAAATTCAGCACTTAAAAGAgagctcttggagaaggaaaacacCCTATCCAATTTGAATAAGCAGTTGGAGGCAATGAGGGACATTTCAGTGATAAAGGAAAAACAGGACAGAGAAATTGAGAAACTTCAGCAGGAGATAAAGAAGACCCACGTTGAGACAGCTGCAAAGAAACAGGCGATGCTCGTCCAGTTCTTCCAGGACAAAGCATTACTGGAGGCACAGCTGAGTGAGCTAGAGGCAAGGGAGTCAGGAAAGAAGTTAACAAAGGAGCTGAAAAGCAAGAACCAGGCCTTGGAGAAGGCAGCAAAGCAGCACGTTTCCGAGTTCCACAGTAACATCAACAGACAGCACCAACAGTTACAGAAGGAACTGCCGGAGTTAGTTCAGAAATGCCATCAGTTGGAGGATACTCACAGCCAATTAAAAAGGAAGCAGCAGCTGCTGCAACAGGAGCACTGGTACGTGGAGTGCTTAAGGCGAGGGAGGCAACAGCTGCAAGAAAGGCGTAATCGGTGCCCAAATGGACAGGGTTCTCCGAAGACCACAAGGAACCCTGCCGTAGGCACCAAATCAAAGGTGCATCCAAAGTAA